The proteins below come from a single Takifugu flavidus isolate HTHZ2018 chromosome 6, ASM371156v2, whole genome shotgun sequence genomic window:
- the LOC130527810 gene encoding somatostatin-like receptor F_48D10.1 isoform X2: MEPLDQTPGFPLSPEPNYWYETTPSPLLVSYPHLLDISSNQSTQSVPFQGSSALLTAVIYITVFVVGLTGNTLAIYVVLRYAGMKTVTNIYILNLAVADELYIVGLPFLATQNVLSYWPFGSFLCRVVMTADSMNQFTSIFCLTVMSIDRYLAVVHPIRSTKWRHPRVAKVVSAAVWAVSFVVVLPVVIFSDVQETFNSCNMIWPEPKNVWSTAFILYTAMVGFFGPLLIICLCYLLIVIKVKSSGERVGFTKRRRSERKVTQMVVVIVVVFVLCWLPFFIINMVNLVVIIPESSTTAGIYFFAVVLSYANSCANPVLYGFLSDNLKQNFKKVLCVRSMRCKACVVEPGGPGAPRTEKTTTQDCIMLSPHNQVYHEPQTGQVSPQPPGSPTSHATADLHCSTSTCLSSPAATPTTATLPIRVT; this comes from the exons ATGGAGCCCCTGGATCAGACCCCAGGGTTCCCTTTATCGCCAGAGCCCAACTACTGGTATGAAACCACTCCTTCTCCATTGCTCGTTTCCTATCCTCATCTCCTCGACATCTCCTCCAACCAGTCCACCCAGAGTGTTCCCTTCCAGGGCAGCAGCGCCCTGCTCACAGCGGTCATATACATCACCGTCTTCGTGGTGGGTCTGACCGGCAACACTCTGGCCATCTACGTGGTCTTGCGCTACGCAGGGATGAAAACGGTCACCAACATCTACATCTTAAACCTGGCTGTGGCCGATGAGCTCTACATCGTCGGGCTCCCCTTCCTCGCCACTCAGAACGTGCTCTCCTACTGGCCCTTCGGCTCCTTCTTGTGTCGCGTCGTCATGACCGCGGACTCCATGAACCAGTTCACGTCCATCTTCTGTCTGACGGTGATGTCCATCGATCGCTACCTGGCCGTGGTTCATCCCATCCGCAGCACCAAATGGAGACACCCCCGCGTCGCCAAGGTGGTGAGCGCAGCCGTGTGGGCGGTGTCCTTCGTGGTGGTCCTACCTGTGGTAATCTTCTCTGACGTCCAG GAAACGTTTAACTCCTGCAACATGATCTGGCCAGAGCCCAAGAACGTGTGGTCCACCGCCTTTATTCTCTACACCGCCATGGTGGGCTTCTTCGGCCCGCTGCTCATCATCTGCCTCTGCTACCTGCTTATCGTCATCAAG GTGAAGTCCTCTGGCGAGCGGGTGGGGTTCACCAAACGGCGCCGATCGGAGCGCAAAGTGACGCAGATGGTGGTGGTAATCGTGGTGGTGTTTGTGCTCTGCTGGCTGCccttcttcatcatcaacatGGTCAACCTGGTCGTGATCATCCCAGAGTCCAGCACCACCGCAGGCATCTACTTTTTCGCCGTCGTCTTGTCCTACGCCAACTCCTGCGCCAACCCGGTGCTCTACGGCTTCCTGTCTGATAACCTGAAACAGAACTTCAAGAAA GTGCTGTGCGTCAGGAGCATGAGGTGCAAAGCCTGTGTTGTAGAGCCCGGCGGCCCAGGTGCCCCACGTACCGAGAAAACCACCACTCAAGACTGCATCATGCTCTCTCCTCATAATCAGGTCTATCACGAACCCCAGACCGGCCAG GTCTCTCCTCAGCCTCCAGGCTCGCCAACGTCTCACGCCACCGCAGACCTGCATTGTTCCACATCCACGTGTCTGTCATCCCCAGCGGCCACACCCACCACCGCCACCTTACCTATCAGAGTGACCTGA
- the LOC130527810 gene encoding somatostatin-like receptor F_48D10.1 isoform X1 — MEPLDQTPGFPLSPEPNYWYETTPSPLLVSYPHLLDISSNQSTQSVPFQGSSALLTAVIYITVFVVGLTGNTLAIYVVLRYAGMKTVTNIYILNLAVADELYIVGLPFLATQNVLSYWPFGSFLCRVVMTADSMNQFTSIFCLTVMSIDRYLAVVHPIRSTKWRHPRVAKVVSAAVWAVSFVVVLPVVIFSDVQETFNSCNMIWPEPKNVWSTAFILYTAMVGFFGPLLIICLCYLLIVIKVKSSGERVGFTKRRRSERKVTQMVVVIVVVFVLCWLPFFIINMVNLVVIIPESSTTAGIYFFAVVLSYANSCANPVLYGFLSDNLKQNFKKVLCVRSMRCKACVVEPGGPGAPRTEKTTTQDCIMLSPHNQVYHEPQTGQVPTYYHPMQLNEVSPQPPGSPTSHATADLHCSTSTCLSSPAATPTTATLPIRVT, encoded by the exons ATGGAGCCCCTGGATCAGACCCCAGGGTTCCCTTTATCGCCAGAGCCCAACTACTGGTATGAAACCACTCCTTCTCCATTGCTCGTTTCCTATCCTCATCTCCTCGACATCTCCTCCAACCAGTCCACCCAGAGTGTTCCCTTCCAGGGCAGCAGCGCCCTGCTCACAGCGGTCATATACATCACCGTCTTCGTGGTGGGTCTGACCGGCAACACTCTGGCCATCTACGTGGTCTTGCGCTACGCAGGGATGAAAACGGTCACCAACATCTACATCTTAAACCTGGCTGTGGCCGATGAGCTCTACATCGTCGGGCTCCCCTTCCTCGCCACTCAGAACGTGCTCTCCTACTGGCCCTTCGGCTCCTTCTTGTGTCGCGTCGTCATGACCGCGGACTCCATGAACCAGTTCACGTCCATCTTCTGTCTGACGGTGATGTCCATCGATCGCTACCTGGCCGTGGTTCATCCCATCCGCAGCACCAAATGGAGACACCCCCGCGTCGCCAAGGTGGTGAGCGCAGCCGTGTGGGCGGTGTCCTTCGTGGTGGTCCTACCTGTGGTAATCTTCTCTGACGTCCAG GAAACGTTTAACTCCTGCAACATGATCTGGCCAGAGCCCAAGAACGTGTGGTCCACCGCCTTTATTCTCTACACCGCCATGGTGGGCTTCTTCGGCCCGCTGCTCATCATCTGCCTCTGCTACCTGCTTATCGTCATCAAG GTGAAGTCCTCTGGCGAGCGGGTGGGGTTCACCAAACGGCGCCGATCGGAGCGCAAAGTGACGCAGATGGTGGTGGTAATCGTGGTGGTGTTTGTGCTCTGCTGGCTGCccttcttcatcatcaacatGGTCAACCTGGTCGTGATCATCCCAGAGTCCAGCACCACCGCAGGCATCTACTTTTTCGCCGTCGTCTTGTCCTACGCCAACTCCTGCGCCAACCCGGTGCTCTACGGCTTCCTGTCTGATAACCTGAAACAGAACTTCAAGAAA GTGCTGTGCGTCAGGAGCATGAGGTGCAAAGCCTGTGTTGTAGAGCCCGGCGGCCCAGGTGCCCCACGTACCGAGAAAACCACCACTCAAGACTGCATCATGCTCTCTCCTCATAATCAGGTCTATCACGAACCCCAGACCGGCCAGGTACCCACTTATTATCACCCAATGCAATTGAATGAG GTCTCTCCTCAGCCTCCAGGCTCGCCAACGTCTCACGCCACCGCAGACCTGCATTGTTCCACATCCACGTGTCTGTCATCCCCAGCGGCCACACCCACCACCGCCACCTTACCTATCAGAGTGACCTGA